The proteins below are encoded in one region of Solidesulfovibrio fructosivorans JJ]:
- a CDS encoding AMP-binding protein, which translates to MPVAKLRPKTYRELLETVSVSVPEHYNFAFDFLDAEAAADPTRPAMIHIDNDGNRRDFDLAFFSRESARMANAFKDAGLKKGDRVMVILYRRLEWWVTMLALHKLGAVPVPSPNLLTPHDIDFRVNYAGIKAIIAEDSVVSRVEDARPTCPTLSVLVHVGEAPMPAGWLDYETIRAAASDVFPRTADAPGGKDTLLIFFSSGTTGMPKMVEHTHGYALGHMPTGVYWHNLEPGDVHLTVADTGWGKAVWGKFYGQWMAGATVFVWDFRGKFHPAELLEIMSKHKVTTFCAPPTVYRFLIREDLKKYDLSALRYCTTAGELLNDGVFRAWKEITGLPIHEGYGQTETCLQIATFPCMEPKPGSIGRPAPGWNVTLLDEEGHVCPPGVEGEICIGLEDDKNVGLFAGYLLEPAKTASVMIDGYYHTGDKAWMDEDGYYWFLGRTDDLIKSSGYRIGPFEVESALITHPAVVEAAVTGVPDPVRGQAVKATVVLAPEFDPSDELAKELQNHVKKETAPYKYPRVIDFVDELPKTISGKIKRAEIRARDANREI; encoded by the coding sequence ATGCCCGTCGCCAAACTGCGACCCAAAACCTATCGCGAACTGCTGGAGACCGTGTCCGTCTCCGTGCCCGAACACTATAATTTCGCCTTCGACTTTCTCGATGCCGAGGCCGCCGCGGACCCGACCCGGCCGGCCATGATCCATATCGACAACGACGGCAATCGCCGGGATTTCGACCTGGCCTTTTTCAGCCGGGAATCGGCTCGGATGGCCAACGCCTTCAAGGACGCGGGACTGAAAAAGGGCGACCGCGTCATGGTCATCCTCTACCGCCGCCTGGAGTGGTGGGTGACCATGCTGGCCCTGCACAAGCTCGGGGCCGTGCCCGTGCCCTCGCCCAACCTGCTCACTCCCCACGACATCGATTTCCGGGTCAACTACGCGGGCATCAAGGCCATCATCGCCGAGGATTCGGTCGTCTCCCGGGTGGAGGACGCCCGGCCGACCTGTCCGACGCTTTCCGTCCTCGTCCATGTGGGCGAAGCCCCCATGCCGGCGGGCTGGCTCGACTACGAAACCATCCGCGCCGCCGCTTCGGACGTCTTTCCCCGGACCGCCGACGCCCCCGGCGGCAAGGACACGCTGCTCATTTTCTTTTCCTCCGGCACCACCGGCATGCCCAAGATGGTGGAGCACACCCACGGCTACGCCCTGGGCCATATGCCCACCGGCGTCTACTGGCACAACCTGGAGCCCGGCGACGTCCACCTCACCGTGGCCGACACCGGCTGGGGCAAGGCCGTGTGGGGCAAGTTCTACGGCCAGTGGATGGCCGGAGCCACGGTCTTCGTCTGGGACTTCCGGGGCAAGTTCCATCCGGCGGAGTTGCTCGAAATCATGAGCAAGCACAAGGTCACGACCTTTTGCGCCCCGCCCACGGTCTACCGCTTCCTTATCCGCGAAGACCTCAAGAAATACGACCTGTCGGCGCTGCGCTACTGCACCACCGCCGGCGAACTTTTGAACGACGGCGTGTTTCGGGCCTGGAAGGAGATCACGGGGCTGCCCATCCACGAAGGCTACGGCCAGACCGAAACCTGCCTGCAAATCGCCACGTTTCCCTGCATGGAGCCCAAACCCGGCTCCATCGGCCGACCGGCTCCGGGCTGGAACGTGACGCTCCTCGACGAGGAGGGACACGTCTGCCCGCCGGGCGTGGAAGGCGAAATCTGCATCGGGCTCGAGGACGACAAGAACGTCGGGCTTTTCGCCGGCTACCTGCTGGAGCCGGCCAAAACCGCCTCGGTCATGATCGACGGTTACTACCATACCGGCGACAAGGCCTGGATGGACGAGGACGGCTACTACTGGTTCCTTGGCCGCACTGACGACCTCATCAAGTCGAGCGGCTACCGCATAGGCCCCTTCGAGGTGGAAAGCGCGCTCATCACCCACCCGGCCGTGGTCGAGGCGGCGGTGACCGGCGTGCCCGATCCCGTGCGCGGTCAGGCGGTCAAGGCCACGGTGGTGCTGGCCCCGGAATTCGATCCGTCCGACGAACTGGCCAAGGAGCTGCAAAACCACGTGAAAAAGGAAACCGCGCCCTACAAGTACCCGCGCGTCATCGACTTCGTGGACGAACTGCCCAAGACCATCAGCGGCAAGATCAAGCGGGCCGAGATCCGCGCCCGCGATGCGAATAGGGAGATATAG
- a CDS encoding helix-turn-helix domain-containing protein, giving the protein MSKEIGPVREIAMRLRGIREVTGFTMEQLAEATGVSADQVLLYETGEEEIPVSYLYEVAKAAGVDLTALLTGGEAHLHAYSLVRSGNGLSVDRRKAYKYQALAYRFHKPLMEPFLVTVPPKDESEMEFNRHLGEEFIYMLRGRMEVRLGDEVLTLEPHDSLYISSRTPHAMRGLDDTEAEFLDVII; this is encoded by the coding sequence ATGAGCAAGGAAATCGGACCCGTGCGGGAAATCGCCATGCGCCTTCGCGGCATACGCGAAGTGACGGGTTTCACCATGGAGCAACTGGCCGAAGCCACGGGCGTTTCGGCGGACCAGGTGCTGCTGTACGAAACCGGCGAAGAGGAAATTCCCGTCAGCTACCTCTATGAAGTGGCCAAGGCGGCCGGCGTCGACCTCACGGCGCTTTTGACCGGCGGCGAGGCCCACCTCCACGCCTATTCCCTGGTGCGCTCGGGCAACGGCCTGTCCGTGGACCGGCGCAAGGCCTACAAGTACCAGGCTCTGGCGTACCGCTTCCACAAGCCGCTCATGGAGCCGTTTCTGGTCACCGTGCCGCCCAAGGACGAGTCGGAGATGGAATTCAACCGGCATCTGGGCGAGGAATTCATCTACATGCTGCGCGGCCGCATGGAAGTGCGCCTCGGCGACGAGGTCCTCACCCTCGAGCCCCACGATTCCCTCTACATCTCCTCGCGCACGCCCCACGCCATGCGGGGGCTCGACGACACGGAAGCCGAATTCCTCGACGTGATTATCTAG
- a CDS encoding helix-turn-helix domain-containing protein: MSDKKLGDRIRTYREGQELSREELSRRTGLSVDFLTALEEEDVTPSIGPLLKIALALGQRLGTFMDDAVDGDLCVTCQADRNEDDAILRKARGKRAAFRYHSLGRGKTDRHMEPFFIEVYPDEDAAAEKPLSSHEGEEFIVVVSGELEVIVGNERHVLAPGDSIYYNSVVPHYVGCGNAQRTDIYAVLYIPQ, encoded by the coding sequence ATGAGCGACAAAAAGCTTGGTGATCGCATTCGCACGTATCGCGAGGGCCAGGAGCTTTCCCGTGAGGAACTTTCCCGGCGCACGGGCCTTTCCGTGGATTTTCTGACCGCCCTGGAAGAAGAGGACGTCACCCCGTCGATCGGCCCCTTGCTCAAGATCGCCCTGGCCCTGGGCCAGCGCCTTGGCACCTTCATGGACGACGCCGTGGACGGCGACCTGTGCGTCACCTGCCAGGCCGACCGGAACGAGGACGACGCCATCCTCAGAAAAGCCCGGGGCAAGCGCGCCGCCTTTCGCTACCATTCCCTGGGCCGGGGCAAGACCGACCGCCACATGGAGCCCTTTTTCATCGAGGTCTACCCCGACGAGGACGCCGCGGCCGAAAAGCCCCTGTCCTCCCATGAGGGCGAGGAATTCATCGTGGTCGTCTCCGGCGAGCTGGAAGTGATCGTGGGCAACGAGCGCCATGTTCTCGCCCCCGGCGACTCCATCTACTACAACTCGGTGGTGCCCCACTATGTCGGCTGCGGCAACGCGCAAAGGACCGACATCTACGCCGTGTTGTACATCCCGCAATAA
- a CDS encoding AMP-binding protein encodes MTFVPPPLHEPPLFDLTLGELLHQTATKYPDQEAVVYVDRDYRLTWRQFDELTDDLAKGLLALGIQKGEKVAVWATNVPFWVALMFATAKMGAVLLTVNTAYKRNELKYLMTNSEAENIFITNGFRDSDYIEILYDLAPELRTMQRGAVRSETFPHLKRVCFLGVEKHRGMYSIPEILGLARTVTDEDLRARQATFTCHDVVNMQYTSGTTGFPKGVMLSHHNIVNNGYSIGQRQRFTNKDKLCVQVPLFHCFGCVLGVMACVNHGTTMVFTEVFNPIHSMMSIEQEKCTAIYGVPTMFIAILEHKLFPKFDFSSLRTGIMAGSVCPTQTMRQVTEKMYMKEITSVYGLTESSPGMTQTDVTDPYHYRVEGVGRAFPHVEVKVADPETGVEMERGKQGELCCRGYNTMKGYYNNPEATAKCIDKDGWLHSGDLGVMDEFGYVAITGRIKDMIIRGGENIYPREIEEYLYTMPGIADVQVAGVPSRKYGEEVGAYIILRKDVAMEPEEVRDFCRGQIAWHKIPKYIAFVKEFPLTTSGKVQKYKLRELGAKLFPEAMR; translated from the coding sequence ATGACCTTTGTGCCTCCTCCACTGCACGAGCCGCCGCTTTTCGACCTGACGCTCGGCGAGCTGCTCCACCAGACGGCCACCAAATATCCGGATCAGGAAGCCGTGGTCTACGTGGACCGGGATTACCGGCTGACCTGGCGGCAATTCGACGAGCTGACCGACGATCTGGCCAAGGGGCTTCTGGCGCTCGGCATCCAGAAAGGCGAGAAAGTGGCGGTCTGGGCCACCAATGTGCCCTTCTGGGTGGCGCTCATGTTCGCCACGGCCAAGATGGGGGCCGTGCTGCTCACGGTCAACACGGCCTACAAGCGCAACGAGCTCAAATATCTGATGACCAACTCCGAAGCGGAAAACATCTTCATCACCAACGGGTTCCGCGACTCGGACTACATCGAGATCCTCTACGACCTGGCCCCGGAACTGCGCACCATGCAGCGCGGGGCCGTTCGAAGCGAGACCTTCCCGCACTTGAAGCGCGTCTGCTTCCTGGGCGTGGAAAAACACCGGGGCATGTACTCCATCCCCGAGATCCTGGGCCTGGCCCGTACCGTCACCGACGAGGACCTGCGCGCAAGGCAGGCCACCTTCACCTGCCACGACGTGGTGAACATGCAGTACACCTCGGGGACCACCGGCTTTCCCAAGGGCGTCATGCTGAGCCACCACAACATCGTCAACAACGGCTATTCCATCGGCCAACGCCAGCGCTTCACCAACAAGGACAAGCTGTGCGTCCAGGTGCCCCTGTTCCACTGCTTCGGCTGCGTGCTCGGGGTCATGGCCTGCGTCAACCACGGCACCACCATGGTCTTTACCGAAGTGTTCAACCCGATCCATTCCATGATGAGCATCGAGCAGGAGAAGTGCACGGCCATCTACGGCGTGCCGACCATGTTCATCGCCATCCTGGAACACAAGCTCTTCCCGAAGTTCGACTTCTCGTCGTTGCGCACCGGCATCATGGCCGGCTCGGTCTGTCCCACCCAGACCATGCGGCAGGTGACCGAGAAGATGTACATGAAGGAAATCACGAGCGTGTACGGGCTGACCGAAAGCTCGCCCGGCATGACCCAGACCGACGTCACCGATCCCTACCATTACCGGGTCGAGGGCGTGGGCCGGGCCTTTCCCCACGTCGAAGTCAAGGTGGCCGACCCGGAAACGGGCGTGGAAATGGAACGCGGCAAGCAGGGCGAACTGTGCTGTCGCGGCTACAACACCATGAAAGGCTACTACAACAACCCCGAAGCCACGGCCAAATGCATCGACAAGGACGGCTGGCTGCACTCCGGCGACCTCGGCGTCATGGACGAGTTCGGCTACGTGGCCATCACCGGCCGCATCAAGGACATGATCATCCGGGGCGGCGAGAACATCTATCCGCGCGAGATCGAAGAGTACCTCTACACCATGCCCGGCATCGCCGACGTCCAGGTGGCCGGCGTCCCCAGCCGCAAATACGGCGAGGAAGTGGGCGCCTACATCATCCTCAGAAAGGACGTCGCCATGGAGCCCGAGGAAGTGCGCGACTTCTGCCGGGGCCAGATCGCCTGGCACAAGATTCCGAAATACATCGCCTTCGTAAAGGAGTTCCCCCTGACCACCAGCGGCAAGGTGCAGAAATACAAGCTGCGCGAGCTGGGGGCCAAGCTGTTCCCCGAGGCGATGCGGTAG
- a CDS encoding type II toxin-antitoxin system HicA family toxin: MRVNSRDWRMTDLECVAGQLGFAIRKASGSHVTFSVAGCPTVVTVPARKPVKPAYVRLFLRLVDESREV; encoded by the coding sequence ATGCGCGTCAATTCGCGCGACTGGCGCATGACGGACTTGGAATGCGTCGCCGGGCAATTGGGATTTGCCATCCGCAAAGCTTCGGGCAGCCATGTCACGTTCAGCGTCGCCGGATGTCCGACCGTGGTGACCGTACCGGCTCGGAAACCCGTCAAACCGGCCTACGTCAGATTGTTTCTCCGGCTGGTTGACGAGTCCAGGGAGGTGTAG
- a CDS encoding type II toxin-antitoxin system HicB family antitoxin: MQAMPRFEDYPFQITPLSELDGGGYLITFPDLPGCMSDGETPEEAIEMGRDAFTAWMSVYIEEGRELPEPRSGGPASGKFNLRTPKSLHAKLARQAEAEGVSMNTLAVALLAEGLGRRESSGR; this comes from the coding sequence ATGCAAGCCATGCCGCGATTCGAGGATTATCCATTTCAGATCACGCCGCTTTCCGAACTCGACGGCGGCGGCTATCTTATCACCTTTCCCGACCTTCCCGGCTGCATGAGCGATGGGGAAACGCCGGAAGAAGCCATTGAAATGGGTCGTGACGCCTTTACCGCCTGGATGTCCGTCTACATCGAGGAGGGGCGTGAGCTTCCGGAGCCCCGCAGTGGCGGCCCGGCCTCGGGCAAGTTCAACCTGCGCACACCCAAAAGCCTGCACGCCAAACTGGCCCGGCAGGCCGAGGCCGAAGGCGTCAGCATGAATACCCTGGCCGTGGCCCTGCTCGCCGAAGGCCTCGGCCGCAGGGAATCCTCCGGCCGATAG
- a CDS encoding MarR family winged helix-turn-helix transcriptional regulator yields MEHEKLTRLLIAFYEKFSSWEHGVVKESGLTLPQMHTLEILGADGDLRMTELAARMGVTTGSLTVLVDRLERGGFVARRPHETDRRSIRVGLTPEGERLFTEHHALHEKLTSEILCDLSPEEAEQFAGMLERITSCL; encoded by the coding sequence ATGGAGCATGAAAAGCTCACCCGGCTGCTCATCGCCTTTTACGAGAAGTTTTCCTCTTGGGAACACGGAGTGGTCAAGGAAAGCGGGCTGACGTTGCCCCAGATGCACACCTTGGAGATTCTCGGGGCCGACGGCGACCTGCGCATGACCGAGCTTGCCGCCAGGATGGGGGTGACGACCGGGTCGCTGACGGTGCTGGTGGACAGGCTGGAGCGGGGCGGATTCGTGGCCCGCCGGCCCCACGAGACGGACCGGCGTTCCATTCGCGTGGGGCTCACTCCCGAGGGGGAGCGGCTTTTCACCGAGCACCATGCGCTGCACGAGAAGCTGACGAGCGAGATTTTATGCGATCTCTCGCCCGAGGAGGCGGAGCAGTTCGCCGGCATGCTGGAGCGCATTACGTCCTGCCTGTGA
- a CDS encoding heavy metal translocating P-type ATPase, which produces MIGRFSSLGAYKGLFTLREFYRCLSGGGLALAAFIVGQAGGPLWLAMLLGLASVVVNGAPIVIEAARGLYERRVNVDELVSLAIVASLIQGEVLAAAVISFIMTLGSLIEEAVSDGARRSIEGLAALSPQEAVLVTDDGAERTVPVADIRLGDIVLVRPGERIPVDAVIVSGTTAVDESALTGESLPRERRPGEAILAGTLNYTGRITARAVKVGEDTTFGKVVRLVVAAEAGKPRAARVVDRYARWFTPLVLFAAAMAWLFSGQLDRAVAVLVAGCPCALLMAAPTATVAAVGRAARRGILVKGGQFLEEAGRADVVLFDKTGTLTLGRPAVTEVASADGESAKGVIGCAACLERESSHPLAAAICDEARRLGLEPAAPESMSAAVGLGLRGTVDGRAVEVGSPEMAGGPETLPPPLRECLAAIRDQGATGLVVRRDGEAIGIIGVADAARETAAHAVAALRRLGMKTVGILSGDHEKAVAALAGRVGVTDVWAGLAPGDKLDILSRFQDRAGRVLFVGDGINDAPALARANVGVAMGAVGSDVALETADVALADDDIAKLPFLIHLGRRMTWLIGVNIGLGLLFNSVAIMGGAYGYLSPVAAAIFHNVGSVVVVLSSASLALTREPDFFAGEEA; this is translated from the coding sequence ATGATAGGACGCTTTTCCAGCCTCGGGGCGTACAAGGGGCTTTTCACGTTGCGGGAGTTCTACCGCTGCCTGTCCGGCGGCGGGCTGGCCCTGGCCGCCTTCATTGTCGGACAGGCGGGGGGACCGCTGTGGCTGGCCATGCTGCTGGGACTGGCCTCGGTCGTGGTCAACGGCGCGCCTATCGTCATCGAGGCGGCCAGGGGGCTTTACGAGCGCCGGGTCAATGTGGACGAACTGGTGAGCCTCGCCATCGTGGCCTCGCTTATCCAGGGCGAGGTGCTGGCCGCGGCGGTCATAAGCTTCATCATGACGCTTGGGTCGCTCATCGAAGAGGCGGTCAGCGACGGGGCCAGGCGTTCCATCGAAGGGCTCGCCGCGCTTTCGCCCCAGGAAGCGGTGCTGGTGACCGACGACGGGGCCGAGCGCACCGTTCCCGTAGCCGACATCCGTCTTGGCGACATCGTGCTGGTGCGCCCGGGCGAGCGCATCCCGGTCGACGCGGTCATCGTGTCCGGGACGACGGCCGTGGACGAGTCGGCGCTGACCGGCGAATCGCTCCCCCGCGAGCGCCGCCCCGGCGAGGCCATCCTGGCCGGCACGCTCAACTACACCGGCCGGATCACGGCCCGGGCCGTCAAGGTGGGGGAGGATACCACCTTCGGCAAGGTGGTGAGGCTCGTGGTCGCGGCCGAGGCCGGCAAGCCCCGGGCGGCGCGGGTCGTCGACCGTTACGCGAGGTGGTTCACGCCGCTGGTGCTTTTCGCTGCGGCCATGGCCTGGCTTTTTTCCGGCCAGCTCGACCGGGCCGTGGCCGTGCTGGTGGCCGGCTGCCCCTGCGCGCTTTTAATGGCCGCGCCGACGGCCACCGTGGCGGCGGTCGGACGGGCGGCCCGGCGCGGCATCCTGGTCAAGGGCGGGCAGTTTCTGGAAGAAGCGGGCCGGGCCGATGTGGTCCTTTTCGACAAGACCGGCACCCTGACCCTGGGCCGGCCGGCCGTGACCGAGGTCGCTTCGGCCGACGGGGAATCGGCCAAGGGCGTCATCGGCTGCGCCGCCTGCCTGGAACGGGAGAGCTCCCATCCGCTGGCCGCGGCCATTTGCGACGAGGCCCGGCGTCTGGGCCTCGAGCCGGCCGCGCCCGAGTCCATGTCCGCCGCCGTCGGCTTGGGGCTTCGCGGCACGGTGGACGGCAGGGCCGTGGAAGTGGGCAGCCCGGAGATGGCCGGCGGCCCGGAAACGCTCCCGCCCCCGCTCCGGGAATGCCTGGCCGCCATTCGCGACCAGGGGGCCACGGGACTTGTGGTGCGCCGGGACGGCGAGGCCATCGGCATCATCGGCGTGGCCGACGCGGCCAGGGAAACGGCGGCCCATGCCGTGGCGGCGCTGCGCCGGCTCGGCATGAAAACCGTGGGCATCCTGTCCGGGGACCACGAAAAGGCCGTGGCCGCGTTGGCCGGCCGGGTCGGCGTCACCGACGTATGGGCCGGGCTTGCGCCCGGGGACAAGCTCGATATCCTGTCCCGGTTCCAGGACCGGGCCGGGCGGGTGCTTTTCGTCGGCGACGGGATCAACGACGCCCCGGCGCTCGCCCGGGCCAACGTGGGCGTGGCCATGGGCGCGGTGGGCTCGGACGTGGCTCTGGAAACGGCCGATGTGGCCCTGGCCGACGACGACATCGCCAAGCTGCCGTTTCTTATCCATTTGGGCCGGCGCATGACGTGGCTTATCGGCGTCAACATCGGCCTGGGGCTCCTTTTCAATTCCGTGGCCATTATGGGGGGGGCCTACGGCTACCTGTCGCCGGTCGCGGCCGCGATTTTCCATAACGTGGGGTCGGTGGTGGTGGTGCTGTCCTCGGCCAGCCTCGCCCTCACCAGGGAGCCGGACTTTTTTGCCGGCGAGGAGGCCTGA
- the gap gene encoding type I glyceraldehyde-3-phosphate dehydrogenase, with the protein MNKLRIAINGFGRIGRQVLKAMIEHHAEAMEVVAINDLFDVETNAHLLSYDTNYGKLPVAATVEGDIMVVGDWHIRNYAERDPHGLPWDELGIDVVIESTGIFRTGPKCQAHIEAGAKKVIITAPAKEEDLTVVLGVNQDKYDPAAHHILSNASCTTNCLAPVAKVIHDSFGIVKGVMTTIHSYTNDQRILDQPHKDLRRARAAACNMIPTSTGAAQAVALVIPDLKGKFSGLSVRVPTPTVSLVDFVVQVEKSTSTEEVRAKLKEAAAGPLKGIMGVSEKPLVSMDFKGDPRSSIVDAEYTSVQGGDMVKILSWYDNEWGYSCRVADLVAFMAAKGL; encoded by the coding sequence ATGAACAAATTGCGCATCGCCATCAACGGCTTCGGCCGCATCGGCCGGCAGGTGCTCAAGGCCATGATCGAGCATCATGCCGAGGCCATGGAAGTCGTGGCCATAAACGACCTTTTCGACGTCGAAACCAACGCCCATCTGCTCAGCTACGACACCAACTACGGCAAGCTGCCCGTGGCCGCCACGGTCGAGGGCGACATCATGGTCGTCGGCGACTGGCATATCCGCAACTATGCCGAGCGCGATCCCCACGGGTTGCCCTGGGACGAGCTGGGCATCGACGTGGTCATCGAATCCACGGGCATCTTCCGCACCGGCCCCAAATGCCAGGCCCACATTGAAGCCGGCGCGAAAAAAGTCATCATCACCGCCCCGGCCAAGGAAGAGGACCTGACCGTGGTGCTCGGCGTCAACCAGGACAAGTACGACCCGGCCGCCCACCACATCCTGTCCAACGCCTCGTGCACCACCAACTGCCTGGCTCCGGTGGCCAAGGTCATCCACGACAGCTTCGGCATCGTCAAAGGCGTGATGACCACTATCCACTCCTACACCAACGACCAGCGCATCCTGGATCAGCCACACAAGGACCTGCGCCGGGCCCGGGCCGCCGCCTGCAACATGATCCCCACCTCCACCGGCGCTGCCCAGGCCGTGGCCCTGGTCATTCCGGACCTCAAGGGCAAGTTTTCGGGCCTGTCCGTACGTGTGCCCACCCCGACCGTGTCCCTGGTCGACTTCGTGGTCCAGGTGGAGAAATCCACCTCCACCGAAGAGGTCCGGGCCAAGCTGAAGGAAGCCGCCGCCGGGCCACTTAAGGGCATCATGGGCGTTTCCGAAAAGCCTCTCGTGTCCATGGATTTCAAGGGCGATCCCCGGTCGAGCATCGTGGACGCCGAGTACACCAGCGTCCAGGGCGGCGACATGGTCAAGATCCTGTCCTGGTACGACAACGAATGGGGCTATTCCTGCCGGGTGGCCGACCTGGTCGCCTTCATGGCCGCGAAAGGCCTGTAG
- a CDS encoding GAF domain-containing protein: MSEKECAYYRTLYEVAKGINSSLEPVTVLRAIVEQVAKALDAKGCSIRLLDKKGKTLLASTSYGLSKGYLRKGPVEVAKSKIDQETLAGQIVQIKDAGSDPRFQYPEAAKEEGIASVMALPLTVEGRAIGVLRLYCDKVREFEQGEVHFATAIANLSAIAIENARLHQALKTDYELLTAYDYTIHE, translated from the coding sequence ATGAGCGAGAAGGAATGCGCCTATTATCGCACCCTGTATGAAGTGGCCAAGGGCATCAACTCCAGCCTGGAGCCCGTCACGGTGCTGCGGGCCATCGTGGAGCAGGTGGCCAAGGCCCTCGACGCCAAAGGGTGCTCCATCCGCCTTCTGGACAAGAAGGGGAAGACGCTTCTGGCCAGCACCTCGTATGGCTTGAGCAAGGGCTATCTGCGCAAGGGCCCGGTCGAAGTGGCCAAGAGCAAGATCGACCAGGAAACCCTGGCCGGCCAGATCGTCCAGATCAAGGACGCCGGCTCCGATCCCCGCTTCCAGTATCCCGAAGCCGCCAAGGAAGAGGGCATCGCCTCGGTCATGGCCCTGCCGCTGACCGTCGAGGGCCGCGCCATCGGCGTGCTGCGCCTGTATTGCGACAAGGTCCGGGAGTTCGAGCAAGGCGAGGTCCATTTCGCCACGGCCATCGCCAACTTAAGCGCCATCGCCATCGAGAACGCCCGGCTGCATCAGGCGCTCAAGACCGATTACGAACTGCTCACGGCCTACGATTACACCATCCACGAGTAG
- the dksA gene encoding RNA polymerase-binding protein DksA: MDPKDVEFFRELLNGMLQDILKKGEETIEDMTDTVEVYADPADRATAESDRAFTLRLRDRERRLIKKIKEALERIDDGTYGECVECGEDISVARLKARPVTTLCIKCKSKQEADENLRGD; this comes from the coding sequence ATGGATCCCAAGGATGTCGAATTTTTCCGGGAACTTTTAAACGGCATGCTTCAGGATATCCTCAAAAAAGGCGAGGAGACCATCGAAGACATGACCGACACCGTGGAGGTCTACGCCGACCCGGCCGACCGGGCCACGGCCGAATCCGACCGGGCTTTCACCCTGCGTCTGCGTGACCGCGAGCGCCGCCTTATCAAGAAGATCAAGGAAGCCCTCGAGCGCATCGACGACGGCACCTACGGCGAATGCGTGGAATGCGGCGAGGATATCAGTGTGGCCAGACTCAAGGCCCGGCCCGTCACCACCCTTTGCATCAAGTGCAAAAGCAAGCAGGAAGCCGACGAGAACCTGCGCGGCGATTAG